The Alkaliphilus flagellatus genome includes a window with the following:
- a CDS encoding response regulator transcription factor: MIKVLIVDDQNLIREGLSMMLSLYKDILVVGEATNGKEAIEVMNKKEIDLILMDIRMPIMNGVESTKIIKTEYPDVKVLILTTFNEDEYIFQGLENGADGYLLKDISSEELVNAIRTVYEGNILLQPDVAKKVVSAIRDIENISKSYEKINSLTTLTQREIEISCLVADGKSNKEISAILFITEGTVKNHLTRILDKLNVRDRTQLALLMKKK, encoded by the coding sequence ATGATAAAAGTTTTGATAGTGGATGATCAAAATTTAATAAGAGAAGGACTTAGTATGATGCTAAGTTTATACAAAGATATTTTAGTAGTTGGAGAGGCTACTAATGGTAAGGAAGCTATAGAAGTTATGAATAAAAAAGAAATTGATTTAATACTAATGGATATTCGTATGCCTATAATGAATGGTGTAGAATCTACTAAAATAATCAAAACAGAATATCCAGATGTTAAAGTTTTAATACTTACTACCTTTAATGAAGATGAATATATATTTCAAGGTCTAGAAAATGGGGCAGATGGATATTTACTTAAGGATATAAGTTCGGAGGAATTGGTTAATGCAATAAGAACTGTATATGAGGGAAACATTCTTTTACAGCCGGATGTGGCTAAAAAAGTAGTTAGTGCTATAAGGGATATAGAAAATATTTCAAAATCCTACGAAAAAATAAACAGTTTGACTACGTTAACTCAGCGAGAAATAGAGATATCTTGTTTAGTTGCAGATGGAAAAAGTAATAAAGAGATAAGTGCTATTCTTTTTATAACAGAAGGTACTGTTAAAAATCACTTAACTAGAATTTTAGATAAGCTTAATGTTAGAGATAGAACTCAACTGGCATTACTTATGAAGAAAAAATAA